DNA from Sulfurimonas xiamenensis:
CTTTATGGAGACTCTCAATCTCCCATTTTTTCAAAAGTTCCAAAACTATTAAAGTTGACTCTATTGTTGATAAACAGTACTCAGCAGGCTGCTCTTTTATCTTAAACTGTGAAACTCTTGATGTTTCAAAACTTATATGTTTTATATTTTGCAAATTTTTAGACTCTCTTATCATCTTAAGCGAACATGCCCAAGTCGAATCTATAATAAATATTGCCATATCTTTTGTATTATCAATATTTTTTTCAAAATCTATGCTTTTCACACTTATATTAATGGCATCTTTTGATGGATAAAGTATATAACTTTGATATGTTGAGATTATCTCATTTATAGCACCATTGTTTGTAAAATCAATGCCAACAAAAAGTTCTGAGTTTTTAAGAGACAGGTGAGTTAAATGCCCCGTACCGTTTTTTACTTTTTTAAACTCTTTTGGATGCATAAGTATTACAAACTTTGTCTTTGTCTCTATAGGATTAACATATCCGCACATGCATGAACTTTTGGGTCTGTAACAACTATAACACTTCTCTCTATCACCATAATATGTTTTCATAAAGCGAATTATACTAAAATTGCGCTATGAAATTAAAACAGAGATATGACCTTATAGTTGTCGGTGCCGGTGCGGCGGGAATAATTGCAGCAATAACTGCAGCAAGATTGAATGATAAAGTTTTACTTTTAGAAAAACTGCCCCAAATAGCCTCAAAACTAAAAGCTACAGGAGGCGGACGCTGTAACCTGACAAACACTCTGAACAATGAAGAGTTCATGTCAAAATTTGGGCGTAACGGCCGCTTTATGCAAGATGCTTTAAAAGAGTTTGATTATAAAACACTTATAAACTTTTTTAAAGAGATAGGAGTGGATACTCATGCGCCTGATGGTTTTAGGGTTTTTCCAACCTCGCACAACTCATCAACAATCATATCTGCTCTTATAGATGAGATGCAAAGAGTCGGTGTAGAGGTTTTGGTATCGCAAAGAGTCGAAAAGCTTTTAGTTATAAATAATCAAATAAGCGGTATTCAAACTACAAATAATATTTTTAACACAAAAAGAGTCATTGTAGCAACTGGCGGGCTTGGATACCCTACTCTCGGAGCTGATGGAGATGGATATAAAATGGCACAAGAGCTTGGGCACAAAGTTACCCAGCTGTACCCGGCTATGATGCCGCTTTATACAAAAGAGAAGTGGGTTAAAAATTGCAGAGCTGACACAATAGCCAAAGTTGAACTTAAAGTTGATATGAAAAAACAGAGCAAAATAAAGGTATACGGAGATCTTATTTTTACAAAAAACGGTATACGCGGTCCGGTCGTGCTTGACGCGGCAAGAGATTTAACCCCGCTTTTAGAAAAATACGGCGAAGTGCCAATTTTGCTAAACTTCACAAAAGGGATGAATGAAGAGCAAATAACAAAGTATTTAAAAGAACTGTTTTCAAAAGCTCCACACTTAACTATACTTGAACTTGTAAACACTCTTCTCCCTCTTGAGCTTTCAAATGAAATCTGCAAACTGGCAGGAGTAGAAGCTCATTTATCATACAAAAAAATAGCAGGAGAACAAAGAGCAAAACTTATAAATCTTCTTGCCTGGACACCGCTGACAGTTATAGGGCATGAAGGCTTTAAGATGGCTATGATAACCCGCGGCGGAGTTGATTTAAGAGAGATAAACCCAAAAACAATGCAAAGCAAAATAGTAGATGGATTATACTTTTGCGGAGAAATCTTAAATCTTGACGGTCCATGTGGAGGCTATAATCTCCAATGGAGCTTTGCAAGCGGCTATCTTGCAGGTGCAAGTTTTAGTAAAAATACCTTTATTGAAAATATCTAATTGAAGCAAAACCATACGCTTTTGTTTTGGCAATAAGATCTATTTGCGCCTTTTCTACAATACCTCCAAGGGCAAAAACTTTTATATCACATATATTTAAAAGCTTTTTTAAATCATCTATCCCTTTTGGTTCACCTTTTCCCGGAGAAGAAAATATAGGGCTGTATGTAACTGCATCAGCACCAAGTTTTTGAGCCTGTAAAACTTCCATATAAGTATGCGTGCTAACAATAACTTCCAGTCCCAATTCTTTAGCACTTTCAATCTCTTCAAACTGGGTAGAAGTAAGATGAATGCCTGTTGCATTTAACTCCTTTGCCAGTTTTGTATTTTGATGTATAAAACTTTTAATATTTTCAAATTCTGAACAAGTTTTTACGAAATCCGCAGCCTGTTTGTCATAATTTTTATTTAGTTTATCTCTGTAAAGAGCATAATGCGGCTTGTGTTTTTTAAACTGTTTTTGTAAAATTGAACAAAAACTTTCTGAATTATTTGTATAAAATTCTTTGGAAGTTATAAGATATTTTTTCATTGTTTCTCTCATATATTTTATAATTTTTATCACTGAAACAGTTATATCAAATTTTTAAAATTTTTTTACTTTTTTTACTATATTAAAATTATACCCTGTGACAATTAATAGAGCTTTTAGTGACGCAAAAGTGACATATTTTATTATAAGTTTTTAACTTCTTATCTTATAAACTGCGTAAATTATTTTAAAGAGGAGCTATCATGGTTGAAAATATTTTAAAAAGAGATGGCACATATAAAGAATTTTTACCTTTTAAAATTGAAGATGCTGTCAAAAAAGCTTTCAAGTCTCAAAATATTACTTATGATAGTTCTGTATTTTTCAATGTTCTTGACGACTTGAAGACAAGAAGAGTCGTTGCTGTTGAAGATGTACAAGATTTAATCGAAAAAGAGCTTTATAAAGCTAGATATTATGATGTTATGAAATCTTTTATGGTTTATCGCCATACTCATAAAATGCAAAGAGAGCATATGCTCGATGAAGATACGACATACATCAGCTCTACTCAAACTATAGAAGAGTATATTGGCGGAACAGATTGGCGCATAAAGGCCAATTCAAACACCGGTTACTCTAATGCAGGTCTTGTCAATAACACCGCAGGTAAAGTAATCGCAAACTACTGGCTTGATAAAATATATTCAAAAGAGGAAGGGTATGCTCATCGCAATGGTGACTACCATATCCACGACCTCGACTGTCTTACTGGATATTGTGCAGGCTGGAGTTTAAGAGTATTGCTTGATGAAGGTTTTAACGGAGTCAGAGGAAGAGTTGAAAGCGGTGCGCCTAAACATTTTCGTGAAGCACTGGGTCAAATGGCAAACTTCTTAGGTATCTTGCAAAGTGAATGGGCGGGTGCACAGGCATTTAGTTCTTTTGATACATATCTGGCACCTTATGCATTTAAAGATAAACTCTCTTTTTATGACATTAAAAAAGCTGTTAGAAGTTTTGTGTACAACTTAAATGTACCTGCACGCTGGGGTCAATCGCCATTTACAAATATTACGATAGACTGGACAGTTCCTGCTGACTTAAAAGACCAAACACCGACATCAAATCAGCAGCATCTTTTTAAAGATCTTCTTGACAGCGAACTTGAAGAAGAGGCAAAACACAGAGGTGCAAAATCTCTTGAAGAGATGACATACAAACATTTTCAAACAGAGATGAATCTCATTAACAAAGCCTACTACGAAATTATGACTGAGGGTGACTTGACAGGTCAGCCCTTTACATTTCCGATTCCGACAGTAAACATTACTGAGGACTTTGACTGGTATGGCGAAAATACAGATATTTTGTTTGAAAACACTGCAAAAGTAGGTTCGTCATACTTTCAAAATTTTATCGGTTCACAATTCAAAAGAGATGAGAATGGAAACTTAGTAGAGAATCCTGAAGCATACAAACCAGGGCATGTTCGTTCAATGTGCTGCCGCTTGCAGTTAGATTTGCGTGAGCTTCTCAAGCGTGGCGGCGGCTTATTCGGCTCAGCTGAGATGACTGGTTCAATCGGTGTTGTTACTATCAATATGGCCCGTTTAGGTTTTCTCTACAAAGGTGATAAAGAAGCTCTTTATAAACGCTTAGACGAACTTATGGAAATGGCAAAATCTACACTTGAGAAGAAGCGAGTATTTATCCAAGATATGTATGATAGAGGTCTTTTCCCATATACTAAACGCTACTTGCCAGGATTTAGAAATCACTTCTCAACCATTGGTGTTAATGGTATGAATGAGATGATTAGAAATTTCACAAGCGACAGCTATGATATAGCAGACAAGCGTGGAGAAGAGTTTGCTATTGAACTTCTTGAACATATCCGTGACAGAATGGTTGAATTTCAAGAAGAAACAGGAAATCTTTACAATCTAGAAGCAACTCCTGCTGAAGGAACAACTTATAGATTTGCTAAAGAGGATAAAAAACGATACGGGGATTCTATTATTCAAGCAGGCATGGGAGAAAACATCTACTATACAAACTCATCTCAAATTCCTGTTGATTTAACAGATGACCCGTTTAAAGCTTTGGATTTACAAGATGATTTACAGTGTAAATATACGGGAGGAACGGTACTTCACCTCTATATGAAAGAGGCTATAAGTTCAACAGAAGCTTGTAGAAAACTGGTTAAAAATGTAATTTCTAACTATAGACTGCCTTACATTACAGTAACTCCGTTATTCTCTGTTTGTCCTAAACATGGATATATTCCAGGAGAACATGAGTATTGTCCGAAATGTGATGAAGAGCTTTTAAGCGAAATCACAGTCGCATCTTAATAAAGGAGGTGAAAAAAAATGAGTAAAAATGAAGCTTTAGCTATGTTAAAAGACAAAAGACAAAAGTGTATCGTTTACACAAGAGTTATGGGTTATCACAGACCTGTTGAGAGTTTTAATGTAGGGAAAACTGGTGAGCACAAACAGAGAAAACAATTCGCTGAGTGCTAAGGTTATATATGATTTAACATCATTCACCCACTTGGATTATCCAGACCACCTATCTTGTATAGTGTGGTTTAGTGGGTGTAATATGCGATGTGATTACTGCTACAACAAAGATATAGTTTTTGCCAAAAACGGCAAGTACAGTTATGAAAATATCCTCGATTTTTTAAAAACAAGAGTTGGTCTGCTTGAAGCAGTTGTTTTATCTGGCGGTGAAGCCACAACACATGATTTAATCCCATTTTGCCGCAAGATAAAACAACTTGGATTTAAAATAAAATTAGATACTAACGGAACAAATTTTTTAATTGTAAAAGAGCTTGTTGCACTAAATCTTTTGGATTATGTGGCACTTGACTACAAAGCTCCAGAAACAAAATTTACACAAATAACACACTCTAACAGATATGATGAATTTTCTAAAACTCTTGATTTTTTGATAAAAAGCAAATTGCCATTTGAAGCCAGAACTACTATTCATAATGATTTATTAAATACTGATGATATTAATAAAATTATAGATGATTTAAAAAAACGCGGTTATAAAAACAGCTACTTTATTCAAGAATTTTTAGATACAGGTTCTAATATTGGAAATCTTCAAACTCCAAAATCTAAATTTGACAGATCACTTTTACAAAATGATATCAATATCGTTTATAGATAATAAATATACATAGAATTTATTTTCATTATTAGCTAAAATACAGATATGGAAAATAAACTAAACAAGAGAGAGCGCTATAAAGCTCAATTAAAACCAATAGATTATTATAAAGATTTTGAAAATATAGATTTTGAAAATCTTGGAGAGGGAGATAGATTTTATCTTCAAGATTTCGGAATATTTAATACCGATTTTTTAGAAGATGAATTTACTCTGCGCATTCGTGTTCCAGGCGGCAGAATCAGCACTGAACAATTTCAAAAAATAGCAGATATAGTAGAAGAGTATGATTTAACGATTATTTTAACTGCAAGAGGCGGAATACAGCTTCATGACATAGAAGCTGATAATGTTTTAGAAATTCATAAACGCATAAATGCTCTTGGCGTTTCTACATGGCAGAGTTTTGGTGACAATGTTAGAAATATAGTGACAGACCCGTATGATGGCTGCGGGATATATTCTGAGATAGAAGTTTATCCTATTGTATTGCAAATGCAGGATTATATTGTAAAAAATCCTCGCTATGTAGGTATGCTTCCTCGCCGTATATCAGTAGGAATATCAGGCAATCGTGCAAATGTTACCTCTTTTTTTGCAAATGACATCTATTTTGCACTCGCAAAAAAAGAGAATCAGTTAGGTTTTAATGTCTATATGGGCGGTAAAAATACAGAAGTAGCACAAAGTGCCGATATCTTTTTGCAAAAAAATGAAGTATTTGATTTTTTTAAAGCTTTTATTGAAGCATTCTATCTTCACGGCTCCCGCTTTTCTAGAGCTAAAACCCGTATTTTTCATATGATTGAAGATATTGGAATGGATGGTTTGAAAGCTTTTATCCAAAAAGAGTACAAAAAAGATTTTCAGGGTGAAGGAGAACTTATACTAGAAAAAAAAGAGTTCTCTAAATTTCATAAACTCAAAGATAAAAGATTTGGCTTTTGCTATCAAACTGATTTTTCAAGACTTACAGCTGACGAGATAAAAGAGATTGCTCTATATGCAACAAAAAATAGTGCAGAAATTAGATTTGGTATAGATCAAAACATCTATATTATCGGTTTAAAAGAGCCCTCAACCACTCTTAACTCTCCTGCCCTTAGTGAAACCATAATTGCATGTGCGGGTAATCTTTGCCCCTACGCTGTTTGGAGTATCAAGGATGAAACAAGCTATCTTCCCTTAGAAAAGATAAATAAATATCGCATACAAGTCGGCTTCTCTGGTTGTGCTAAAGGTTGCGGAAGACATAGACATACTGATATAGGTCTTATCGGATTAAAAACAAATAATTTCGGAGACACAGAAGGAGGAGCTAGAGTTTTTCTTGGAGCTCTGCATTCAGATGGAAAATCAGTCAGCAGGCAGCTCTTTTCAATGGTTCCTTTTGTTCATCTACATAAAGTACTCTCACTTATTATAGACCTTTTTGAAAAAAGTGGATATACAAATTTTGAAGAGTATGCAAATGATATTTTAATTCACTACTCTGAAGATTTTTTATCTTTATGGATTCTTGCAAATCTTGAAACAAATAGCTATATATTACTGCCAAAACTAGAAAATATGCAAAATTTTGAATATGAAAAAAAGCTGCTTAAAGAAGAGTTTGAAGATTTGGATTTTTGGCAATATGTAGATAATAGTTTTTTTGACGCTGTTAGTTATTTATCTAAAAAACTTTGGACAGTAGAGGGAGAAGACCCTCACTACAAACCGAAAATTCAAAGAACTAATTTTCGCTAAAAGAGAGTTGATAACCAACTCCTTTTACATTTTTTATCAATTTTTTTGAGGTCTTTGCTCTAAAGCGTCTTATAAAAGTTCTTACTCTCTCATCACTGACATTTTCACCCCATAACTCTTCTTTGATTATACTGTCGTCTACTACTCTGTTTTGATTATCTAACAATAGCCATAAAAACTTTGTTTCATTTTTTGAAAGAGGAACGAATCTCTCATTTTTATAGAGAGAGTTTGTAGTTTTATTAAATACAAAACCTTCATTTAAATTTACCAGTTTAGTGCTAAGTCTTGGAGCAATGCTGCTGATATAATCTAGTAGTTCATCTATATCAAATGGCTTTAAAAAATATTTTGTAATTCCTATATCAATAGCACTAAATAACTTCTCTTTTTCACTAAAAGCACTAAGTATTATAATGGGTATCTTTGGATTAATCCGTTTTAACTCTTTTGCCATGTCTAACCCCGAAAGGCGAGGCATCATAATATCTGTTATAACAATATCAGGCTTTGTTTTTTTAAAAAGCTCTATACCGTTAATGCCGTCTGTAGCGAGTATAAAACTATGAAAATTATCACCAATAGCCTCTTTTAAAAGCCTTGCAAGATTTTCCTCATCTTCTACAAATAAAACTTTAATATCTTTTAGTGATCTGTTTTTCATTTTAATCCAGTGGAATTTTTATGCTAAATGTTGTTGTATACTTTTTAGTTTTTACATCAAGTGTGCCGTTTAATCCCTGCTCACAGATCATCCTTGACATAAACAACCCTAACCCGGTACCGCGGCTTTTATGTTTTGTAGTAAAATAGGGTTCAAAAATCTTTTCTAAATTCTCTTTTGCTATTCCGCCGGCATTATCCTGCACCTCTATTACTGCAAAATTATTCTCTTTTTTAGTAATTATACTTATTTCTCTTAAAAGAATACTATTGTATATAAATGCATCTTTTGAATTATTGACTAAATTTATTATGACTTGAGTAAGCTCATTTGTAATACCAAGAACTTCTATATCTTCAAAATATGTTTTAACAGTTATCATCTCATCATCTATAATGCTTTCTAAAAGTACAAGAGACTCTCTTATGCTGTCACTAATATTAAAATAGTGTTTTTCTTTATGAGGATTAAAAAAGTTTGTAAAATCATCTATTGTTTCTGACATATTTCTAATAATATGTTTACTCTCAGTATAAAATTTTGACACACCGTCTTCACTATTATTTTGAAAAGCTTTTTTTATGTTAAACATTGCCAGACTAAGCTCAGTAAGCGGTTGTCTCCATTGATGAGCTATATTTGCAAGCATTTGACCAAGACTTGCATGTCGTGATTGCCAAAACATAACACGCTGTCTCTCCTCATTTTTTGCTATTTCATCTTGTACACGCTCTTCAAGTGTCTGATTTAACTCTTTTAACTCTCTTGTCTTCTCTTCTACTATCTTTTCAAGACTCTTATTTAACTCTTCATACTCTATCTCTTTTTTTTGAAGTTCTTCTCTTAAAACTATTTCTTTGGTTGTATCATAGCGTATTGCTACATATTCGATAATATTCTCATTTTTATCTAAAATAGGAATGATTGTAGTGTTTACATAAAATGTAGAGCCATCTTTAGCTAAATTTTTCAGAGTATCTTTATATACTTTTTTATACTTTATTGTTTCCCATAAAAGTTTATATATTTTATCCTCAACATCTGGATGTCTGATAATATTATGATTTTGTCCTATCAGTTCATTTTTTGTATAACCGCTTATATTGCAAAATTCATCATTGACAAAGGTTATAACTCCATTTATATCTGTCTTAGAAATAATATTGCTTTTTTCTATAGCTTCTTTATACTGTTTTAGCATAGAACACTACTTTAACTCACTCCAGTTGTCACCGATGTTTAAACTGGCTTTTAATGGAATTTTTAACTCAGTGATACTCTCCATTATCTCTTTAAATCTCTCTCCTAAAACTTCAGCTTCAGCTTCATCTACTTCAAAAATAAGTTCATCATGAATTTGCAAAAGCATCTTAGCCTTTAAATCCTCATCTACAATTGTTTTATGGATTTTATTCATACTTAATTTTATAATATCAGAGACACTTCCTTGAAATACACTGTTTACAGACTCTCTCTCATAAGCAGCTTTTAACATCTGGGAAGCATTTTCATAATCAAAATATCTACGGCGTTTTAATATTGTTTCAATATATCCAAACTCTTTTGAAAAATCTACAATTGAGCGAAAATATGCTCTAACAGTAGGAAAACTGTTGAAATATTTTTCTATTATCTCTTTTGCTTCTTTTGTAGTTATACCAAGTGTATCTGATAGTTTTTTTTGCCCCATGCCATAAAGCAGACCAAAATTTACAGTTTTTGCAATATTTCTTTTCTCAGATGCCTCTTCTTCGCCAAATAGAGCTATCGCTGTCTGCATATGAATATCTCTGTCATGGTTAAATGCATCAATCAAAACTTTGTCCTGCGAAAAATGAGCCAATAGTCTAAGTTCTATCTGGGAGTAGTCTATCCCTATAAGTTTTTTACTTTTGCCTGCAACAAAAGCTTCTCTTATCTTTGTTCCGAGCTCTGTTCTTGTAGGTATATTTTGAAGATTTGGATTTTTTGAACTTAATCGTCCTGTCGCTGTTCCTGTTTGAACAAAAGATGTATGAATACGACTCTTTTTATCTTCATGGCTTAGTTTTAGCAAAGGCTCTATATATGTTGAAGAGAGCTTATAAACTTCACGATACTCTAAAAGATAAGAGATAATTTTATGTTCATCTTTTAAAGAGTTTAAAACCTGCTCATTTGTTGAGTAGCCTGTTTTTGTTTTTTTTCCAGTCGGAAGCTCAAGTTCTTCAAAAAGTATAACACCTAGCTGCTGTGTTGAATTGATGTTAAACTCTCTTCCTGCCAATTTATAAATATCTTTTGTTAAACGGTTTAAAGTATCTTTTACCTCAACAAGAAACTGCTCTAAAAAGGAGCTGTTTACCTCTATGCCCTCTTTCTCCATCTTTAGCAGTGTTTTTATAAAAGGAAATTCAACCTCTAGAGCCTCTTGAATAAGATGCGCAGCATTTTGAAGCTCTAACTCTTTTAAAAGCAGACGATAGAGTTTTAGCGTAACAATAGCATCCTCAGCAGCATACCTACATGCATCTTCAAGCTCAACCGCAGCAAAAGTTTCACCTTTTTTAACAGTATCTTTATAAGAAATCATTTTATGATTCAAAAGTTTATCCGCTAATTTATCAAGAGAGAGAGCGTTTTCAGGATTTACTAACCAAGCAAGTATCATAGAATCGGCAAAGATAGATAAACTATCATCATTTAAAAATCTGCTTACAAAATGCAGATCAAATTTTATGTTATGTCCAACCACTTTTGAATCAAATATTTTTCTTATAGCTTTTGCAGCATCATCTCTGCTTATCTGTTCAGGTACGCCAAGATAAAAGTGAGCGACTGGAACATAATAGGATTCTGTATTGTTAAAACTGAAGCTAAAACCGACCAAAGAGTCATTTTCATAATCAAGACCCGTTGTTTCCGTATCAAAAGCAATAATTGTATCTTTGTCAATAAAACTCAAAATCCTATCTAACTCTTTTGCATTTGTTAATAGTATAGTTTTAAAATCTAGTTTTTTGGAGTTTTGTATCTCTTTTTCTATTTTTTTAACTGCTTCTTGATGTGTTTCATGACTAACCATATTTTTAGCATGCAGAGTTCTTAAAATACCGTTTTGCTCATATTTTACAAGCTCATCATATATGTTTAAAAAAGGGTGTTCTACATCCATTTTATACTCTTCAAAATCAAAATTCTCAAGAACATCGTGTTTAAGAGTTACAAGTTTTTTTGACATATATGCAGCATACTTAGATTCAATAAGTTTTTTTTGAAGACCTGGCGGTTTAATATTCTCTATGTTTGCGTAAATATTATCTAAGCTTCCATACTCCGCTAAAAGCTTCTGTGCTCCAATTTTTCCTATACCCTTGACACCAGGTATATTATCAGCCGAATCACCAAGAATTGCTTGATAATCTATAAATTGTTTGGGAGTGATGCCGTATTTATCTAAGCAGCCCTCCTCATCCATAACCTTTTTCTTAATAGGATCTACTAAAACAACCTTGCCGTCATCTATAAGCTGAAAAAGATCTTTATCATGAGAAACTACTCTAACATTGTAGTTTTTCTCTTTAGCAAAGTGTACAATAGTTGCTATCATATCATCAGCTTCATATCCAACTTTACCAAGAGTTTTATACCCCATCTTATCTATCCACTCTATTGCGATTGGAAGCTGCATAGTCAACTCCTCAGGAGGAGCTTTACGATGTGCTTTATAATTTGAATCTATTTCATTTCTAAATGTCGGTCCTACAGAATCAATGGCAAAAATCAGATAATCACTGTCATGCTGTTTTTGAAGCGTAGAGATA
Protein-coding regions in this window:
- a CDS encoding nitrite/sulfite reductase, whose amino-acid sequence is MENKLNKRERYKAQLKPIDYYKDFENIDFENLGEGDRFYLQDFGIFNTDFLEDEFTLRIRVPGGRISTEQFQKIADIVEEYDLTIILTARGGIQLHDIEADNVLEIHKRINALGVSTWQSFGDNVRNIVTDPYDGCGIYSEIEVYPIVLQMQDYIVKNPRYVGMLPRRISVGISGNRANVTSFFANDIYFALAKKENQLGFNVYMGGKNTEVAQSADIFLQKNEVFDFFKAFIEAFYLHGSRFSRAKTRIFHMIEDIGMDGLKAFIQKEYKKDFQGEGELILEKKEFSKFHKLKDKRFGFCYQTDFSRLTADEIKEIALYATKNSAEIRFGIDQNIYIIGLKEPSTTLNSPALSETIIACAGNLCPYAVWSIKDETSYLPLEKINKYRIQVGFSGCAKGCGRHRHTDIGLIGLKTNNFGDTEGGARVFLGALHSDGKSVSRQLFSMVPFVHLHKVLSLIIDLFEKSGYTNFEEYANDILIHYSEDFLSLWILANLETNSYILLPKLENMQNFEYEKKLLKEEFEDLDFWQYVDNSFFDAVSYLSKKLWTVEGEDPHYKPKIQRTNFR
- a CDS encoding PAS domain-containing sensor histidine kinase, whose protein sequence is MLKQYKEAIEKSNIISKTDINGVITFVNDEFCNISGYTKNELIGQNHNIIRHPDVEDKIYKLLWETIKYKKVYKDTLKNLAKDGSTFYVNTTIIPILDKNENIIEYVAIRYDTTKEIVLREELQKKEIEYEELNKSLEKIVEEKTRELKELNQTLEERVQDEIAKNEERQRVMFWQSRHASLGQMLANIAHQWRQPLTELSLAMFNIKKAFQNNSEDGVSKFYTESKHIIRNMSETIDDFTNFFNPHKEKHYFNISDSIRESLVLLESIIDDEMITVKTYFEDIEVLGITNELTQVIINLVNNSKDAFIYNSILLREISIITKKENNFAVIEVQDNAGGIAKENLEKIFEPYFTTKHKSRGTGLGLFMSRMICEQGLNGTLDVKTKKYTTTFSIKIPLD
- a CDS encoding anaerobic ribonucleoside-triphosphate reductase activating protein, whose translation is MSTNRENNSLSAKVIYDLTSFTHLDYPDHLSCIVWFSGCNMRCDYCYNKDIVFAKNGKYSYENILDFLKTRVGLLEAVVLSGGEATTHDLIPFCRKIKQLGFKIKLDTNGTNFLIVKELVALNLLDYVALDYKAPETKFTQITHSNRYDEFSKTLDFLIKSKLPFEARTTIHNDLLNTDDINKIIDDLKKRGYKNSYFIQEFLDTGSNIGNLQTPKSKFDRSLLQNDINIVYR
- the polA gene encoding DNA polymerase I, whose amino-acid sequence is MSKTVTVIDTFGFFFRSFYALPQYLKNRDGFPTGLLTGFINFISTLQKQHDSDYLIFAIDSVGPTFRNEIDSNYKAHRKAPPEELTMQLPIAIEWIDKMGYKTLGKVGYEADDMIATIVHFAKEKNYNVRVVSHDKDLFQLIDDGKVVLVDPIKKKVMDEEGCLDKYGITPKQFIDYQAILGDSADNIPGVKGIGKIGAQKLLAEYGSLDNIYANIENIKPPGLQKKLIESKYAAYMSKKLVTLKHDVLENFDFEEYKMDVEHPFLNIYDELVKYEQNGILRTLHAKNMVSHETHQEAVKKIEKEIQNSKKLDFKTILLTNAKELDRILSFIDKDTIIAFDTETTGLDYENDSLVGFSFSFNNTESYYVPVAHFYLGVPEQISRDDAAKAIRKIFDSKVVGHNIKFDLHFVSRFLNDDSLSIFADSMILAWLVNPENALSLDKLADKLLNHKMISYKDTVKKGETFAAVELEDACRYAAEDAIVTLKLYRLLLKELELQNAAHLIQEALEVEFPFIKTLLKMEKEGIEVNSSFLEQFLVEVKDTLNRLTKDIYKLAGREFNINSTQQLGVILFEELELPTGKKTKTGYSTNEQVLNSLKDEHKIISYLLEYREVYKLSSTYIEPLLKLSHEDKKSRIHTSFVQTGTATGRLSSKNPNLQNIPTRTELGTKIREAFVAGKSKKLIGIDYSQIELRLLAHFSQDKVLIDAFNHDRDIHMQTAIALFGEEEASEKRNIAKTVNFGLLYGMGQKKLSDTLGITTKEAKEIIEKYFNSFPTVRAYFRSIVDFSKEFGYIETILKRRRYFDYENASQMLKAAYERESVNSVFQGSVSDIIKLSMNKIHKTIVDEDLKAKMLLQIHDELIFEVDEAEAEVLGERFKEIMESITELKIPLKASLNIGDNWSELK
- a CDS encoding NAD(P)/FAD-dependent oxidoreductase, translated to MKLKQRYDLIVVGAGAAGIIAAITAARLNDKVLLLEKLPQIASKLKATGGGRCNLTNTLNNEEFMSKFGRNGRFMQDALKEFDYKTLINFFKEIGVDTHAPDGFRVFPTSHNSSTIISALIDEMQRVGVEVLVSQRVEKLLVINNQISGIQTTNNIFNTKRVIVATGGLGYPTLGADGDGYKMAQELGHKVTQLYPAMMPLYTKEKWVKNCRADTIAKVELKVDMKKQSKIKVYGDLIFTKNGIRGPVVLDAARDLTPLLEKYGEVPILLNFTKGMNEEQITKYLKELFSKAPHLTILELVNTLLPLELSNEICKLAGVEAHLSYKKIAGEQRAKLINLLAWTPLTVIGHEGFKMAMITRGGVDLREINPKTMQSKIVDGLYFCGEILNLDGPCGGYNLQWSFASGYLAGASFSKNTFIENI
- a CDS encoding tRNA-uridine aminocarboxypropyltransferase gives rise to the protein MKTYYGDREKCYSCYRPKSSCMCGYVNPIETKTKFVILMHPKEFKKVKNGTGHLTHLSLKNSELFVGIDFTNNGAINEIISTYQSYILYPSKDAINISVKSIDFEKNIDNTKDMAIFIIDSTWACSLKMIRESKNLQNIKHISFETSRVSQFKIKEQPAEYCLSTIESTLIVLELLKKWEIESLHKDDLDKFLNPFYKMIDYQIECIENSFRNAVRYREKNIN
- a CDS encoding response regulator transcription factor — encoded protein: MKNRSLKDIKVLFVEDEENLARLLKEAIGDNFHSFILATDGINGIELFKKTKPDIVITDIMMPRLSGLDMAKELKRINPKIPIIILSAFSEKEKLFSAIDIGITKYFLKPFDIDELLDYISSIAPRLSTKLVNLNEGFVFNKTTNSLYKNERFVPLSKNETKFLWLLLDNQNRVVDDSIIKEELWGENVSDERVRTFIRRFRAKTSKKLIKNVKGVGYQLSFSEN
- a CDS encoding thiamine phosphate synthase, which codes for MKKYLITSKEFYTNNSESFCSILQKQFKKHKPHYALYRDKLNKNYDKQAADFVKTCSEFENIKSFIHQNTKLAKELNATGIHLTSTQFEEIESAKELGLEVIVSTHTYMEVLQAQKLGADAVTYSPIFSSPGKGEPKGIDDLKKLLNICDIKVFALGGIVEKAQIDLIAKTKAYGFASIRYFQ